The following coding sequences lie in one Oceanicola sp. 502str15 genomic window:
- a CDS encoding CoA transferase subunit A gives MKKVYDSAAEALDGLLFDGMFIAAGGFGLCGIPELLIDAIVESGTKDLTIASNNCGVDGFGLGKLLDTKQIKKMLSSYVGENAEFMRQYLSGELELEFNPQGTLAERMRAGGCGIPGFYTATGVGTQIAEGKEVKSFNGKDYILEEGIFADLSIVKAWKADDTGNLVFRKTARNFNPPAAMCGKTCVVEVEEIVPRGSIDPDHIHLPGIYVHRIIQGEHEKRIEQRTTRKREDA, from the coding sequence ATGAAAAAGGTCTACGACTCCGCGGCGGAGGCCCTCGACGGGCTTTTGTTCGACGGAATGTTCATTGCGGCGGGAGGCTTCGGCCTCTGCGGCATCCCCGAGCTGTTGATCGACGCCATCGTCGAGTCGGGCACCAAGGATCTCACCATCGCATCGAACAACTGCGGCGTCGACGGCTTCGGCCTCGGCAAGCTGCTCGACACCAAGCAGATCAAGAAGATGCTTTCGAGCTATGTCGGTGAAAACGCTGAATTCATGCGGCAATATCTCTCCGGCGAGCTGGAGCTGGAGTTCAACCCGCAGGGCACGCTGGCCGAGCGGATGCGGGCCGGCGGCTGCGGCATTCCGGGCTTCTACACCGCCACCGGCGTCGGCACCCAGATTGCCGAGGGCAAGGAGGTCAAGTCCTTCAACGGCAAGGATTACATCCTCGAAGAGGGCATCTTTGCCGACCTCTCCATCGTCAAGGCCTGGAAGGCCGACGACACCGGCAACCTCGTCTTCCGCAAGACCGCCCGCAACTTCAACCCGCCCGCCGCGATGTGCGGCAAGACCTGTGTCGTCGAGGTCGAAGAGATCGTGCCGCGCGGCAGCATCGACCCCGATCACATCCACCTGCCCGGCATTTACGTGCACCGGATCATTCAGGGCGAGCATGAAAAACGCATCGAACAACGAACCACCCGGAAAAGGGAGGACGCATAA
- the coxB gene encoding cytochrome c oxidase subunit II produces the protein MKILKLLAAANTALMAAFFGFAAYAQDGIEGLETIGKPHPKGIDWQPAVTELARDIHWLEGMINVIIIAISLFVVLLLAIIILKFNQKSNPKPANFTHNTPLEIGWTLGPIVILVFIGAFSLPVLFKQQEIPEPELTIKATGYQWYWGYEYPEEGIAFDSLMLPREDLAEYGYAEDEYLLATDNALVLPVDTVVVVRVTGADVIHSWTVPAFGVKQDAVPGRIAELWFKAEREGVYFGQCSELCGKDHAFMPITVKVVSKEAYAEWLERATEEFAGVSPSVKVASAD, from the coding sequence ATGAAGATTCTCAAGCTCCTTGCTGCCGCAAATACCGCTCTCATGGCGGCATTTTTCGGCTTTGCCGCCTACGCCCAGGACGGGATCGAGGGGCTCGAAACCATCGGCAAGCCGCATCCCAAGGGGATCGACTGGCAGCCCGCCGTGACCGAGCTGGCGCGCGACATCCACTGGCTGGAGGGGATGATCAACGTCATCATCATCGCCATCTCGCTCTTCGTGGTGCTGCTGCTGGCCATCATCATCCTGAAGTTCAACCAGAAATCGAACCCGAAGCCGGCGAACTTCACCCACAACACCCCGCTGGAGATCGGCTGGACGCTGGGGCCCATCGTGATCCTCGTGTTCATCGGCGCCTTCTCGCTGCCGGTGCTGTTCAAGCAGCAGGAGATCCCCGAGCCGGAGCTGACCATCAAGGCGACGGGCTACCAGTGGTACTGGGGCTACGAATATCCCGAAGAGGGCATTGCCTTCGACAGCCTGATGCTGCCGCGCGAAGACCTGGCCGAATACGGCTACGCGGAAGACGAGTACCTGCTGGCCACCGACAATGCGCTGGTGCTTCCGGTCGATACCGTGGTGGTGGTGCGTGTCACCGGCGCCGACGTGATCCACTCCTGGACCGTGCCCGCCTTCGGCGTGAAGCAGGATGCCGTGCCGGGCCGGATTGCCGAGCTGTGGTTCAAGGCCGAGCGCGAAGGCGTCTACTTCGGCCAGTGCTCCGAGCTTTGCGGCAAGGACCATGCCTTCATGCCGATCACCGTGAAGGTGGTGAGCAAGGAGGCCTATGCCGAATGGCTGGAGCGGGCCACCGAGGAATTTGCCGGGGTTTCGCCTTCGGTCAAGGTGGCTTCGGCCGACTGA
- the dprA gene encoding DNA-processing protein DprA, with protein sequence MAWLRLLRSRRVGPTTFYRLMREHGGADAALAALPAIASQAGVSNYAPFPRDLAARELSAGKRAGARLIAAGERHYPAALRDIADAPPLLWARGDLTLANRPTLAVVGARNASSLGRRMAARLAAALSEAGFVIASGLARGVDTEAHRATLDAGTIAVVAGGVDVTYPQENAALMAQIAEGGLILAEEPPGLHPQARHFPKRNRIISGLARAVVVVEAGARSGSLITARGALDQGREVMAVPGHPFDARASGCNLLIRDGATLIRSAEDVIEALGPHALPRARPPQPAPADLPRPAPRPRAETRDLHARILGLIGPAPVAEDQLARDLSLPARRVSEGLLSLELDGQITRQPGGLVIKTA encoded by the coding sequence CTGGCGTGGCTTCGTCTCTTGCGCTCCCGCCGGGTCGGTCCCACCACATTCTACAGGCTGATGCGCGAGCACGGCGGCGCCGATGCCGCCCTCGCCGCCCTGCCCGCCATCGCCTCCCAGGCCGGCGTCTCCAACTATGCCCCCTTCCCCCGCGACCTCGCCGCAAGGGAGCTCTCCGCCGGCAAGCGCGCCGGCGCCCGGCTCATCGCGGCCGGTGAGCGCCATTATCCCGCCGCCCTGCGCGACATCGCCGATGCGCCGCCCCTGCTCTGGGCACGCGGCGACCTGACCCTCGCCAACCGGCCCACCCTCGCCGTGGTCGGCGCCCGCAATGCCTCCTCCCTCGGTCGCCGCATGGCCGCCCGGCTCGCGGCGGCGCTCTCCGAGGCGGGGTTTGTCATTGCGTCCGGCCTCGCCCGCGGAGTCGATACCGAGGCGCACAGGGCCACCCTCGATGCGGGCACCATCGCCGTGGTCGCTGGAGGGGTCGATGTGACCTACCCGCAGGAGAACGCCGCGCTGATGGCGCAGATCGCCGAGGGCGGGCTTATCCTTGCCGAGGAGCCGCCGGGCCTTCACCCGCAGGCGCGGCATTTTCCCAAGCGCAACCGCATCATCTCCGGCCTTGCCCGGGCCGTGGTGGTGGTGGAGGCCGGGGCGCGCTCGGGCAGCCTGATCACCGCGCGCGGCGCGCTCGACCAGGGCCGCGAGGTCATGGCCGTGCCCGGCCACCCCTTCGATGCCCGCGCCTCGGGCTGCAACCTCCTGATCCGCGACGGGGCCACCCTGATCCGCAGCGCGGAGGATGTGATCGAGGCGCTCGGCCCCCACGCCTTGCCCCGCGCCCGGCCGCCGCAGCCCGCCCCCGCCGACCTGCCCCGCCCCGCCCCGCGCCCCCGCGCCGAAACCCGCGATCTGCACGCCCGCATCCTCGGCCTCATCGGCCCCGCCCCCGTGGCCGAAGACCAGCTCGCCCGCGACCTCTCCCTGCCCGCCCGGCGCGTCTCCGAAGGCCTGCTCTCGCTCGAACTCGACGGGCAGATCACCCGCCAGCCCGGCGGGCTCGTCATAAAAACTGCGTGA
- a CDS encoding SDR family NAD(P)-dependent oxidoreductase translates to MTETWILLGATSSMARAMARQLAEEGANLVLAGRDMADLEAQATDLALRGAAAAKPAAFDARNSETFAPIIAQAEALAGEGQINCAVFVGSMPPQEAIDADPALIDGTVIDSFTGPARFLQMLAPVLEARGQGLVIGVGSVAGDRGRIGNYVYGAAKSGFATYLSGLRNRMGRSGVHVMTVKPGFVDTAMTWDVEGMFLVASPAQVAAHMLKKGRKGRNVLYTPFFWRYIMAIIRSVPEPIFKKLSV, encoded by the coding sequence ATGACCGAAACATGGATCCTTCTCGGCGCCACCTCCTCCATGGCCCGCGCCATGGCCCGCCAACTGGCGGAGGAGGGCGCCAACCTCGTGCTCGCAGGCCGCGACATGGCCGACCTAGAGGCGCAGGCCACCGACCTCGCCCTGCGCGGCGCGGCTGCGGCAAAGCCCGCAGCTTTCGATGCCCGCAACAGCGAAACCTTCGCGCCGATCATCGCGCAGGCCGAGGCGCTGGCAGGCGAAGGCCAAATCAACTGCGCCGTCTTCGTCGGCTCCATGCCGCCGCAAGAGGCCATCGACGCCGACCCGGCGCTGATCGACGGCACGGTGATTGACAGTTTCACCGGCCCCGCCCGCTTCCTGCAGATGCTCGCGCCCGTGCTGGAAGCCCGCGGCCAGGGCCTCGTCATCGGCGTCGGCTCGGTGGCGGGCGACAGGGGCCGCATCGGAAACTACGTCTACGGCGCGGCCAAATCGGGCTTCGCCACCTATCTTTCGGGCCTGCGCAACCGCATGGGGCGCTCCGGCGTGCATGTGATGACCGTAAAGCCCGGCTTCGTGGACACCGCGATGACATGGGATGTCGAAGGCATGTTCCTCGTCGCCTCCCCCGCGCAGGTCGCCGCGCATATGCTGAAAAAGGGCCGCAAGGGGCGCAACGTGCTCTACACGCCGTTCTTCTGGCGCTACATCATGGCCATTATCCGCTCGGTTCCCGAGCCGATCTTCAAGAAGCTCTCGGTCTGA
- a CDS encoding 3-oxoacid CoA-transferase subunit B, whose translation MPWDRNQMAARAADELEDGWYVNLGIGIPTLVANYVGDKDITLQSENGMLGMGPFPFEGDEDPDLINAGKQTITELSRTSYFDSATSFGMIRGGKIAAAILGAMEVAENGDLANWMIPGKLVKGMGGAMDLVAGVGRVIVVMDHTNKHGDSKVLKSCTLPLTGTGVVNRIITNLGVLDVVEGGLKIVELADGVTEDELRAATEATIV comes from the coding sequence ATGCCCTGGGATCGCAATCAAATGGCCGCCCGCGCGGCGGATGAGCTTGAAGACGGCTGGTATGTGAACCTCGGCATCGGCATCCCGACGCTGGTGGCCAACTACGTGGGCGACAAGGACATCACCCTCCAGTCGGAAAACGGCATGCTCGGCATGGGTCCCTTCCCCTTCGAGGGCGATGAAGACCCTGACCTGATCAACGCCGGCAAGCAGACCATCACCGAACTCAGCCGCACCTCCTACTTCGACAGCGCCACGAGCTTCGGCATGATCCGGGGCGGCAAGATCGCCGCCGCGATCCTCGGCGCGATGGAAGTGGCCGAGAACGGCGACCTCGCCAACTGGATGATCCCCGGCAAGCTCGTGAAGGGCATGGGCGGCGCGATGGACCTCGTGGCCGGTGTCGGCCGGGTCATCGTGGTGATGGACCACACCAACAAGCATGGTGACTCCAAGGTGCTGAAATCCTGCACCCTGCCCCTCACCGGCACCGGCGTCGTCAACCGCATCATCACCAACCTCGGCGTGCTCGACGTGGTCGAAGGCGGGCTGAAGATCGTCGAACTGGCCGATGGCGTCACAGAAGACGAGCTGCGCGCCGCCACCGAGGCCACCATCGTCTAA
- a CDS encoding flippase-like domain-containing protein — protein MLLLLALFALGFLGLALAGGWEESWQQVMQLSGLQLAGLLALSLVNYLFRGLRWHLFARRLGLGLSARANIRHFLGGFAMTATPGRVGELVRMRWISREAGWPFTRSTPLVLVDRASDLAAMGLILAVALSLSTMGIKGAVTVAALALVAAALVTRPALLSALVTLCYRATGWLPRLFARIRSAARSLKQFSTAPVIAGSLTLGLAGWVAEGYAFHLLLMWMGADIGFFSAVAIFVFSTLAGGLTGAPGGVGGAEAAMIALLKLHGIPLEISVPATAIIRVTTLWFAIGLGLLVFPFAERASLKAKAKAIS, from the coding sequence GTGCTGCTCCTTCTCGCCCTTTTCGCCCTCGGCTTCCTCGGCCTCGCCCTCGCCGGCGGCTGGGAGGAAAGCTGGCAGCAGGTCATGCAGCTCTCCGGGCTGCAACTCGCCGGGCTGCTCGCCCTCTCCCTCGTCAACTACCTTTTCCGCGGCCTGCGCTGGCATCTCTTCGCCCGCCGCCTCGGCCTTGGCCTCAGCGCCCGCGCCAACATCCGCCACTTCCTCGGCGGCTTCGCCATGACGGCCACGCCGGGCCGGGTGGGCGAGCTGGTGCGGATGCGCTGGATCAGCCGCGAGGCAGGCTGGCCCTTCACCCGCTCCACCCCGCTGGTGCTGGTCGACCGCGCCTCCGACCTCGCCGCCATGGGCCTGATCCTCGCCGTCGCGCTCTCGCTCTCGACCATGGGCATCAAGGGCGCCGTCACGGTGGCCGCGCTGGCACTTGTCGCCGCCGCCCTCGTCACCCGCCCCGCCCTGCTCTCGGCCCTCGTCACGCTCTGCTATCGCGCCACCGGATGGCTGCCCCGGCTCTTTGCCCGCATCCGCTCCGCCGCGCGCTCGCTCAAGCAGTTCTCCACCGCGCCCGTCATCGCAGGCTCGCTCACCCTCGGCCTCGCCGGATGGGTGGCCGAGGGCTATGCCTTCCACCTGCTGCTGATGTGGATGGGCGCCGACATCGGCTTTTTCTCGGCCGTGGCGATCTTCGTTTTCTCCACCCTCGCGGGCGGACTCACCGGGGCGCCGGGCGGCGTCGGCGGCGCCGAGGCGGCGATGATCGCGCTGCTCAAGCTCCACGGCATCCCGCTCGAAATCTCGGTGCCCGCCACCGCGATCATCCGCGTCACAACCCTCTGGTTCGCCATCGGACTCGGCCTTCTGGTCTTTCCCTTCGCCGAGCGGGCCTCCCTGAAAGCGAAAGCCAAGGCAATTTCATGA
- the topA gene encoding type I DNA topoisomerase produces the protein MPVVVVESPAKAKTINKYLGSDYTVLASYGHVRDLPPKDGSVDPDHDFEMKWEVASDSKKHVAAIANALKDDNALILATDPDREGEAISWHLQEALTNRKAIKKDTPVSRVTFNAITKDAVLAAMAAPRQVDMELVEAYLARRALDYLVGFNLSPVLWRKLPGAKSAGRVQSVCLRLIVEREMEIEAFRAREYWSVKALLDTPRGQTYEARLTVLGGQKLDKYDIENETAAELAVQAINSRDLTVKSVEAKPNSRNPSPPFMTSTLQQEASRKFGMGARACMGTAQRLYEAGHITYMRTDGIDMAPEAVSAARDAIGDRFGKEYVPGEPRIYKNKAKNAQEAHECIRPTDMTRDADSLSLEADQRKLYDLIWKRTLASQMASAKFERTTVTVGSADGQVELRATGQVVLFDGFLKVYEEGRDDEVVDDDDRRLPQVAEGEKAGKKSVTPEQHFTQPPPRYTEATLVKRMEELGIGRPSTYASIVTTIQDREYVRKDKNRLIPEDKGRLVIAFLSNYFRRYVGYEFTAKLEEELDEISAGDAQWTSVLASFWRDFKAAIEETSELRITEVLEKINEVLEPHLFPPLPEGGDPRLCPHCGKGRLSMRTARSGGAFIGCSEYPECRYTRPFGPPDPEAEKSAIPPEGKLLGEDAGDKIWVMKGRFGPYAQRGELTEDNKKPPRQSIPKEWKPEELDLATAVKLLALPRLIGTHPEDGVNVWANIGRYGPYIKHAESTSDRGGTNANLEGLDEVWEVGMNRAVQLLAEKVASRGARGAAKTLRELGEHPEAGGVVSIMEGKYGPYVKWDKINATLPKGSDPEQFTMEAAVELIAEKAAQKGKKRPAKKAAAKKTTAKKPAAKKAPAKKAAAKK, from the coding sequence ATGCCAGTTGTCGTTGTCGAGTCTCCCGCCAAGGCCAAGACAATCAACAAATATCTGGGGTCCGACTATACCGTTCTTGCCTCCTACGGGCACGTCCGCGACCTGCCGCCGAAGGATGGCTCGGTCGACCCCGACCATGACTTCGAGATGAAATGGGAGGTGGCGAGCGACAGCAAGAAGCACGTCGCCGCCATCGCCAACGCCCTGAAGGACGACAACGCCCTCATCCTCGCAACCGACCCCGACCGCGAGGGCGAGGCGATTTCGTGGCACCTTCAGGAGGCGCTGACCAACCGCAAGGCGATCAAGAAGGACACGCCGGTTTCGCGCGTCACCTTCAACGCCATCACCAAGGACGCCGTGCTCGCCGCCATGGCCGCCCCGCGCCAGGTCGACATGGAGCTGGTCGAGGCCTATCTCGCCCGCCGCGCGCTCGACTATCTCGTCGGCTTCAACCTCTCGCCGGTGCTCTGGCGCAAGCTGCCCGGCGCCAAGTCGGCGGGCCGTGTGCAATCGGTCTGCCTGCGCCTCATCGTCGAGCGCGAGATGGAGATCGAGGCCTTCCGCGCCCGCGAATACTGGAGCGTCAAGGCCCTGCTCGACACGCCCCGCGGCCAGACCTACGAAGCCCGGCTCACCGTTCTGGGCGGTCAGAAGCTCGACAAATACGACATCGAGAACGAAACCGCTGCCGAACTGGCGGTGCAGGCGATCAACTCGCGCGATCTCACCGTCAAATCGGTCGAGGCCAAGCCCAACAGCCGCAACCCCTCGCCGCCCTTCATGACCTCCACGCTCCAGCAGGAAGCATCGCGCAAGTTCGGCATGGGCGCGCGCGCCTGCATGGGCACCGCCCAGCGTCTCTACGAGGCCGGGCACATCACCTACATGCGGACCGACGGCATCGACATGGCCCCCGAGGCGGTGAGCGCCGCGCGCGACGCCATCGGTGATCGTTTCGGCAAGGAATACGTCCCCGGCGAGCCCCGCATCTACAAGAACAAGGCCAAGAACGCGCAGGAAGCCCACGAGTGCATCCGCCCCACGGACATGACGAGAGACGCCGACAGCCTCTCGCTCGAAGCCGATCAGCGCAAGCTCTACGACCTGATCTGGAAGCGCACCCTCGCCTCCCAGATGGCCTCCGCCAAGTTCGAGCGCACCACCGTCACCGTCGGTTCCGCCGATGGGCAGGTCGAGCTGCGGGCGACTGGGCAGGTCGTGCTGTTCGACGGCTTCCTCAAGGTCTACGAAGAGGGCCGCGACGACGAGGTGGTCGATGATGACGACCGCCGCCTGCCGCAGGTCGCCGAGGGCGAGAAGGCCGGCAAGAAGAGCGTCACCCCCGAGCAGCATTTCACCCAGCCCCCGCCCCGCTACACCGAGGCCACGCTGGTCAAGCGGATGGAAGAGCTCGGCATCGGCCGCCCCTCCACCTACGCCTCCATCGTCACCACGATTCAAGACCGCGAATACGTCCGCAAGGACAAGAACCGCCTGATCCCCGAAGACAAGGGCCGGCTGGTTATTGCCTTTCTGTCCAACTACTTCCGCCGCTACGTGGGCTACGAGTTCACCGCCAAGCTGGAAGAAGAACTCGACGAGATCTCGGCTGGCGATGCCCAGTGGACCTCGGTGCTCGCCTCCTTCTGGCGCGACTTCAAGGCCGCGATCGAGGAAACCTCCGAGCTGCGCATCACCGAGGTGCTCGAAAAGATCAACGAGGTGCTCGAACCCCACCTCTTCCCGCCGCTCCCCGAGGGCGGCGATCCGCGCCTCTGCCCCCATTGCGGCAAGGGCCGGCTCTCCATGCGCACCGCCCGCTCCGGCGGCGCCTTCATCGGCTGTTCCGAATACCCCGAATGCCGCTACACCCGCCCCTTCGGCCCGCCCGATCCCGAGGCCGAGAAAAGCGCGATCCCGCCCGAGGGCAAACTGCTGGGCGAGGACGCGGGTGACAAGATCTGGGTGATGAAGGGCCGGTTCGGCCCCTATGCCCAGCGTGGCGAGCTGACCGAAGACAACAAGAAGCCCCCGCGCCAGTCGATCCCCAAGGAGTGGAAGCCCGAGGAGCTTGACCTGGCCACCGCCGTCAAGCTGCTGGCCCTGCCCCGCCTGATCGGCACCCACCCCGAGGACGGGGTGAACGTCTGGGCCAACATTGGGCGCTACGGCCCCTACATCAAGCATGCCGAAAGCACCTCCGATCGGGGCGGCACCAATGCCAACCTCGAAGGGCTCGACGAGGTCTGGGAGGTGGGGATGAACCGCGCCGTCCAGCTTCTGGCCGAAAAGGTTGCCTCCCGCGGTGCGCGCGGCGCGGCCAAGACACTGCGCGAGCTGGGCGAGCACCCCGAAGCCGGGGGCGTCGTGTCGATCATGGAGGGCAAATACGGCCCCTACGTGAAGTGGGACAAGATCAACGCCACCCTGCCCAAGGGCTCGGATCCCGAGCAGTTCACCATGGAGGCCGCCGTCGAACTGATCGCCGAGAAGGCCGCGCAGAAGGGCAAGAAACGCCCGGCGAAGAAGGCAGCCGCCAAGAAAACAACGGCCAAGAAGCCCGCCGCCAAGAAAGCCCCCGCTAAAAAGGCAGCGGCCAAGAAATAG
- a CDS encoding FAD-binding oxidoreductase: MSWKKTTWTGWGRVQSATGELARPERSAALTALAAEAPAIGNARSYGDAALVSEGRAIDMTRLDKILFFDEADAVIHVEAGATISDLARILAPKGFLPAVMPGTGFATVGGCIAMDVHGKNHHGAGSFGQHVTEITLASGKVLKPGDTLFKATVGGLGQTGPIASAKLKLLRAKVDVMMVTERRAENLEAFLDLLDESEATYTVGWIDATATGEALGRGILEEGETGAGLVPPAKRGRRVPFNAPGWALAAPIVRLFNKAYYGRVPAKGRTLVKPIDDFFFPLDRIHDWNRLYGKKGFYQFQCVVPLTARGTLRSMLDAIATSGLASPLAVLKRMGAGRAGHLSFPMEGYTLAVDFRNRTGTRGLISELIAEAKSAGGRIYFAKDAVARPEDIPGMYPELSDWAEAVNAADPDHRYETDLTKRLTLRSAK; this comes from the coding sequence ATGAGCTGGAAGAAAACCACCTGGACCGGCTGGGGCCGCGTGCAATCGGCAACCGGCGAGCTGGCCCGCCCCGAGCGCAGCGCCGCCCTCACCGCTCTGGCGGCAGAGGCCCCCGCCATCGGCAACGCCCGCTCCTACGGCGATGCCGCGCTGGTCAGCGAGGGCCGCGCCATCGACATGACCCGGCTCGACAAGATCCTGTTCTTCGACGAGGCCGACGCGGTGATCCATGTCGAGGCCGGGGCCACCATTTCCGACCTCGCCCGCATCCTCGCGCCCAAGGGCTTCCTGCCCGCCGTCATGCCCGGCACCGGCTTTGCCACCGTGGGCGGCTGCATCGCCATGGATGTGCACGGCAAGAACCACCACGGCGCAGGCAGCTTCGGCCAGCACGTCACCGAGATCACGCTGGCCTCCGGCAAGGTACTGAAGCCGGGCGACACGCTCTTCAAGGCCACCGTCGGCGGCCTCGGCCAGACCGGGCCCATCGCCTCGGCCAAACTCAAGCTGCTGCGCGCCAAGGTCGATGTGATGATGGTCACCGAGCGCCGGGCCGAAAATCTCGAAGCCTTCCTCGATCTGCTCGACGAAAGCGAAGCCACCTATACCGTCGGCTGGATCGACGCCACCGCCACGGGCGAGGCCCTCGGGCGCGGCATCCTCGAAGAGGGCGAGACCGGCGCGGGCCTCGTGCCCCCGGCCAAACGCGGCCGCCGCGTGCCCTTCAACGCGCCGGGCTGGGCGCTCGCCGCGCCCATCGTGCGGCTGTTCAACAAGGCCTACTATGGTCGCGTGCCCGCCAAGGGCCGCACCCTCGTCAAACCGATCGACGATTTTTTCTTTCCGCTCGACCGCATCCACGACTGGAACAGGCTCTACGGCAAGAAGGGCTTCTACCAGTTCCAATGCGTCGTGCCGCTCACCGCGCGGGGCACCCTGCGCTCGATGCTCGATGCCATCGCCACCTCCGGCCTCGCCTCGCCGCTCGCCGTGCTCAAGCGCATGGGCGCTGGCCGCGCCGGGCACCTCAGCTTTCCGATGGAGGGCTACACGCTGGCGGTCGATTTCCGCAACCGCACCGGCACCCGCGGGCTGATCTCCGAGCTGATCGCCGAGGCCAAATCCGCCGGCGGGCGGATCTATTTCGCCAAGGATGCCGTGGCCCGCCCCGAGGACATTCCCGGCATGTATCCCGAGCTCTCGGACTGGGCCGAGGCGGTCAACGCCGCCGACCCCGACCACCGCTACGAGACCGATCTCACCAAACGCCTGACCCTCAGGAGCGCCAAATGA
- the tldD gene encoding metalloprotease TldD: MANSFRPFETSLDEAAALRALRLATDGAEDGELFLERRAAESLVFEDGRVKTASFDTSEGFGLRAVKGETSGYAHSTELSEKALLRAAETARLAVGDGGGVLAPGPVATNRRLYGDADPIEGVEFPVKIDTLGEIDAFTRALDPRVVQVSASLSAGLQEVVILRPDGTQVSDTRPMTRIYVSLIVEENGRRESGSHGGGGRVELTGLISPEMWQPAAREALRIALVNLSAEPAPAGTMDVVLGPGWPGILLHEAVGHGLEGDFNRKGSSAFAGLMGQQVAAKGVTVVDDGTIPDRRGSISVDDEGTPSSKTTLIEDGVLVGYMQDRQNARLMGVPATGNGRRQSYAHPPMPRMTNTYMLGGNESPESILAGLEDGLYAVGFGGGQVDITSGKFVFSCTEAYRVKNGRVGAPVKGATLIGDGATSLKNITGIGNDMSLDPGIGTCGKAGQWVPVGVGLPTLRIGGLTVGGAAG; the protein is encoded by the coding sequence ATGGCCAACAGCTTCCGCCCCTTTGAAACAAGCCTCGACGAAGCCGCAGCGCTCCGGGCGCTCCGTCTTGCGACAGATGGCGCAGAAGATGGTGAGCTTTTTCTCGAACGCCGCGCTGCCGAAAGCCTGGTGTTCGAGGATGGCCGGGTGAAGACCGCCAGCTTCGACACCTCCGAGGGATTCGGCCTGCGCGCGGTGAAGGGCGAGACTTCGGGCTATGCCCACTCCACCGAGCTTTCCGAAAAGGCCCTTCTGCGCGCCGCCGAGACCGCCCGCCTCGCCGTGGGAGATGGCGGCGGCGTGCTCGCGCCCGGCCCGGTGGCCACCAACCGGCGGCTCTACGGCGATGCCGACCCGATCGAAGGCGTCGAGTTTCCGGTGAAGATCGACACGCTGGGCGAGATAGATGCCTTCACCCGCGCCCTAGATCCCCGCGTCGTGCAGGTTTCGGCCTCGCTCTCCGCCGGGCTTCAGGAGGTGGTGATCCTGCGTCCAGACGGCACCCAGGTGTCCGACACCCGCCCGATGACCCGCATCTACGTGTCGCTCATCGTCGAGGAGAACGGCCGTCGCGAGAGCGGCAGCCATGGCGGCGGGGGCCGGGTAGAACTGACCGGGCTGATCTCCCCCGAGATGTGGCAGCCCGCTGCCCGCGAGGCGCTGCGAATCGCGCTGGTCAACCTCTCCGCCGAGCCCGCGCCCGCAGGCACCATGGATGTCGTGCTCGGCCCGGGTTGGCCCGGCATCCTGCTGCACGAGGCCGTGGGCCACGGGCTGGAGGGCGATTTCAACCGCAAGGGCAGCTCCGCCTTCGCCGGGCTGATGGGCCAGCAGGTCGCCGCCAAGGGCGTGACCGTGGTGGACGATGGCACCATCCCCGACCGGCGCGGCTCGATCTCGGTCGATGACGAGGGCACGCCCTCCTCGAAGACCACCCTCATCGAAGACGGCGTGCTGGTCGGCTACATGCAAGATCGTCAGAACGCCCGCCTGATGGGTGTGCCCGCTACCGGCAACGGCCGCCGCCAGAGCTATGCCCACCCGCCGATGCCGCGGATGACCAACACCTACATGCTCGGCGGCAACGAGTCGCCCGAGAGCATTCTCGCCGGGCTCGAAGACGGGCTCTACGCCGTGGGCTTCGGCGGCGGGCAGGTCGATATCACCTCCGGCAAGTTCGTGTTCTCCTGCACCGAGGCCTACCGGGTGAAAAACGGCCGCGTCGGCGCCCCGGTAAAGGGGGCGACCCTCATCGGCGACGGGGCGACCTCGCTGAAGAACATCACCGGTATCGGCAACGACATGTCGCTCGACCCCGGAATCGGCACCTGCGGCAAGGCCGGGCAATGGGTGCCGGTGGGCGTCGGCCTCCCGACTCTGCGCATCGGCGGGCTCACGGTGGGCGGTGCTGCCGGCTGA